From one Anopheles bellator chromosome 1, idAnoBellAS_SP24_06.2, whole genome shotgun sequence genomic stretch:
- the LOC131216103 gene encoding phospholipid-transporting ATPase ABCA3-like: MATSSWDKFLLLLWKNWIIQKRHYVQTAFEILIPAIACAVLIVVRGLVDADIYDEPTQWNPLEMNTVRHMMPAANPDITPPITFVLAYSPQSPLTERIMSRAVEQILEPLDLVGFETGQRMEDFFRLNHSLAGVEFPDSYRTATTLPDNVTVSLRFPGEMRTLEDDFTAFWANWATELMFPSFQIAGARERERDDGGYPANYYNESFIAIQSAISRAIILERDPTIQLPDIYLNRFPYPPYYSDPLLTGFENLLPLIVVIAFFYTAINTVKYITVEKEKQLKEAMKIMGLPSWLHWSAWFVKCLVLLIVSISLIVVLLCVTLTTNTDLAIFEYAQWTVVWFYLFVFSITTICFCFMVSTFFSKANIAAGIAGLLWFILIVPYNIAFSNYDDMAVGAKLALCLFSNSAMSFGFMLMMRHEGTATGLRWSNLFDPVSVDDDFSVGHTMVMLLVDALIYLVIALYVEKVFPGDFGIAEPWYFPVTKQFWCKDSQQSLDVAKGGTDHSRQEETPNVEREPDNKHAGIQIRKLRKQFTKKKVAVQGLDLNMYEDQITVLLGHNGAGKTTTMSMLTGMFSPSSGTALVNGFDIRNNIDAVRGSLGLCPQHNVLFNEMTVAEHIEFFARLKGVPRSKIKDEIRHYVQLLELEDKLNKQSQTLSGGMKRKLSVGIALCGGSKVVLCDEPTSGMDPSARRALWDLLIKEKQGRTILLSTHFMDEADILGDRIAIMAEGELKACGSSFFLKKRFGVGYRLICVKGANCDRGRLTGILRKHIPNIDIDTDIGSELSYVLNENYTAVFQDLLCDLEDNVEQCGLTSYGISLTTMEEVFLRVGSDSYALDQKSGTVIDTEESHGNGLSGASTVTVNGSSDTQPLLDGSSLVWNQLFAMFLKKYISSKRSWVQMLVQALIPIYFVIVTVVIVRTFPGQTDLPPIPINVYNYSATNTILQDSGPSGAFIDGYKAIFESLPGTHQLEVINRDIVQHILELSTENIGLVNRQYMAAASITSTNHTVWWNPTGYHTAPLAVNFMYNAIIKSISKAYEITIINKPLPFKAETRFTQLQAGNNLGFQISFNTGFAMSFIAALYIMFYIKERTSRAKLLQFVSGINVFTFWIVSFLWDFVTYIVTALIYIATLAAFQEEGWATFEELGRVFLVLLVFGIAFLPVTYLFSFWFEVPATGFVKMMIVNIFSGTIFFTAVFLLKFDAFDLQDVANGLEWAFMIFPLFSLSQSLSNINVLSTTESVCREQCTEETVDLCSPEYICSLLPQCCDTNIFSWQNTGINRQLMFMGMVGLLTFLVLMGVEFHVLERIFKRRRRSPGSAGVQSGDGSALDDDVWHEKQRVKALTEAELTNSNLVVSDLTKYYGKFLAVDQLCVSVDGSECFGLLGVNGAGKTSTFKMLTGDENISSGEAWVKGISLKSNLNQVHKVIGYCPQFDALLEDLTGRETLRIYALLRGIPKHEIGFETLRLAEELNFMKHIDKRVKEYSGGNKRKLSTALALLANPAVVYLDEPTTGMDPGAKRHLWNVIINVKKAGKSIVLTSHSMEECEALCTRLAIMVNGEFRCLGSTQHLKNKFSKGYFLTIKLKRTDTGLPANGDLVKQFVASSFSQALLKEEYHDSMTYHITQSELKWSTMFGLMEEAKKTLDIEDYALGQTSLEQVFLFFTKYQRVTDDS; this comes from the exons ATGGCCACCTCCAGCTGGGATAAgttcctgctgttgctgtggaaGAACTGGATTATTCAGAAGCGCCACTACGTGCAGACAGCGTTCGAGATCCTGATTCCGGCCATCGCATGTGCCGTTCTGATTGTGGTCCGCGGTCTCGTGGACGCGGATATCTACGACGAGCCAACCCAATGGAACCCACTGGAAATGAACACGGTACGGCACATGAT GCCAGCAGCCAACCCCGATATCACGCCACCGATAACGTTCGTGCTGGCGTACAGTCCACAATCGCCGTTGACGGAGCGCATCATGAGCAGAGCGGTGGAGCAAATTCTTGAACCACTCGATCTGGTCGGGTTCGAGACGGGTCAACGGATGGAGGATTTCTTCCGCCTCAACCACTCGCTGGCGGGTGTCGAGTTCCCGGACAGTTACCGCACGGCAACCACTCTACCCGACAACGTCaccgtttcgttgcgcttCCCGGGCGAGATGCGTACTCTGGAGGATGACTTTACGGCGTTCTGGGCGAACTGGGCGACGGAGCTGATGTTTCCGTCGTTCCAGATTGCCGGTGCCCGTGAACGAGAGCGGGACGATGGTGGCTATCCGGCGAACTACTACAACGAGTCCTTTATCGCCATCCAAAGCGCCATATCGCGGGCGATCATTCTCGAGCGGGATCCCACGATCCAGCTGCCGgacatttatttgaat CGCTTCCCGTACCCACCGTACTATAGTGATCCCCTGTTGACGGGCTTTGAAAATCTGCTTCCACTGATCGTAGTGATCGCGTTTTTCTACACCGCCATCAACACGGTCAAGTACATCACGGTGGAGAAGGAGAAACAGTTGAAGGAAGCCATGAAGATCATGGGACTGCCGAGCTGGCTGCACTGGTCGGCGTGGTTCGTCAAGTGTCTGGTCCTGCTGATCGTATCGATCTCGCTGATCGTGGTACTGCTTTGCGTGACactcaccaccaacaccgatCTGGCGATCTTCGAGTACGCCCAGTGGACGGTGGTGTGGTTCTATCTGTTCGTGTTCAGCATCACCACGATCTGCTTCTGCTTTATGGTGAGCACGTTCTTCTCCAAGGCCAACATTGCGGCCGGTATCGCCGGTCTGTTGTGGTTCATTTTGATCGTCCCGTACAACATCGCGTTCTCGAACTACGACGATATGGCGGTGGGGGCCAAACTGGCGCTCTGCCTTTTCTCGAACTCCGCGATGTCATTCGGTTTCATGCTGATGATGCGCCACGAGGGCACGGCCACCGGGTTGCGCTGGTCCAACCTGTTCGACCCAGTGTCCGTCGATGACGACTTTTCCGTCGGGCACACGATGGTGATGCTACTGGTGGACGCCCTCATCTATCTGGTGATCGCACTGTACGTGGAGAAGGTGTTCCCCGGGGACTTCGGAATCGCCGAACCGTGGTACTTCCCGGTGACGAAACAGTTCTGGTGCAAGGACTCGCAGCAGTCGCTCGACGTTGCCAAGGGAGGCACCGACCACAGCAGACAGGAGGAGACACCGAACGTGGAGCGCGAACCGGACAACAAGCACGCGGGTATCCAGATCCGCAAGCTGCGGAAACAGTTTACGAAGAAAAAGGTGGCCGTTCAGGGACTGGACCTCAACATGTACGAAGACCAGATCACGGTACTGCTCGGACACAATGGAGCCGGCAAAACGACAACCATGTCGATGTTAACCGGCATGTTTTCACCCTCGTCCGGTACGGCTCTGGTCAACGGGTTCGATATCCGCAACAACATTGACGCGGTGCGAGGGTCGCTTGGACTCTGCCCCCAGCACAATGTGCTGTTCAACGAGATGACTGTGGCGGAGCATATCGAGTTCTTCGCCCGGCTAAAGGGTGTGCCACGGTCGAAAATCAAGGACGAGATTCGCCACTACGTGCAGCTGCTGGAGTTGGAGGACAAGCTGAACAAACAATCGCAAACGCTGTCCGGTGGCATGAAGCGGAAGCTCTCGGTCGGCATCGCTCTGTGCGGTGGCTCGAAGGTGGTGCTCTGCGATGAGCCCACTTCCGGTATGGACCCGTCGGCCCGCCGCGCCCTGTGGGATTTGCTGATCAAAGAGAAGCAAGGCCGCACGATCCTGCTGTCGACGCACTTCATGGACGAGGCGGACATCCTGGGGGACCGTATCGCGATCATGGCCGAGGGTGAGCTGAAAGCGTGCGGTTCTTCGTTCTTCCTGAAGAAACGGTTCGGGGTGGGCTATCGGCTGATCTGCGTGAAGGGTGCCAACTGTGACCGGGGCCGACTCACCGGTATCCTGCGGAAGCACATTCccaacatcgacatcgacaccGACATCGGCTCGGAGCTATCGTACGTGCTGAACGAGAACTATACGGCCGTGTTTCAGGACCTGCTGTGCGACCTGGAGGACAACGTGGAACAGTGCGGGCTGACCAGCTACGGCATTTCGCTGACCACGATGGAGGAAGTGTTTCTGCGTGTCGGTAGTGACTCGTACGCGTTGGACCAAAAATCGGGAACCGTGATCGATACGGAGGAGAGCCACGGGAATGGGCTGAGCGGTGCGTCGACGGTGACGGTAAACGGGTCCAGTGACACCCAGCCCCTGCTGGACGGTTCCAGTCTCGTGTGGAACCAACTGTTTGCGATGTTCCTGAAGAAGTACATCTCGAGCAAGCGGAGCTGGGTGCAGATGCTGGTGCAGGCGTTGATTCCGATCTATTTCGTGATCGTCACCGTCGTGATCGTGCGCACGTTCCCCGGGCAGACCGATTTGCCACCGATACCGATCAACGTGTACAACTATTCTGCGACAAACACCATTCTGCAGGACTCGGGACCATCGGGCGCATTCATCGACGGCTACAAGGCGATATTTGAGTCGCTTCCCGGCACCCACCAATTGGAGGTGATCAACAGGGACATTGTGCAGCACATCCTGGAGTTG TCAACCGAAAATATTGGTCTCGTGAATCGCCAGTACATGGCGGCAGCCTCGATAACGAGCACCAACCACACGGTTTGGTGGAATCCGACCGGTTACCATACGGCTCCACTGGCCGTAAACTTTATGTACAACGCGATCATCAAATCGATCAGTAAAGCGTACGagatcaccatcatcaataAGCCGCTGCCGTTCAAGGCAGAAACCAGG TTCACCCAGCTACAGGCGGGCAACAATCTTGGGTTCCAGATTTCCTTCAATACCGGCTTCGCGATGTCCTTCATCGCGGCGCTCTACATCATGTTTTACATCAAGGAGCGGACGAGCCGCGCCAAGCTGCTCCAGTTCGTCAGCGGCATCAACGTTTTCACCTTCTGGATCGTATCGTTCCTGTGGGATTTCGTGACGTACATCGTGACGGCATTGATTTACATAGCCACACTGGCCGCCTTCCAGGAGGAGGGCTGGGCCACGTTCGAGGAGCTCGGCCGGGTgttcctggtgctgctcgtgtTCGGGATCGCGTTCCTGCCCGTTACCTACCTGTTCTCGTTCTGGTTCGAAGTGCCCGCCACCGGGTTCGTGAAGATGATGATCGTAAACATTTTCAGCGGGACGATCTTCTTCACCGCCGTGTTTCTGCTCAAGTTTGACGCATTCGACCTGCAAGACGTAGCGAATGGGCTCGAGTGGGCGTTCATGATCTTCCCACTGTTTTCGCTCAGCCAGAGCCTCAGCAATATCAACGTGCTCTCGACGACGGAGTCGGTCTGCCGCGAACAGTGCACCGAGGAGACGGTGGATCTGTGCTCGCCGGAGTATATCTGCTCCCTGTTGCCGCAGTGCTGCGATACGAACATCTTCTCCTGGCAGAACACCGGCATCAATCGGCAGCTCATGTTTATGGGAATGGTCGGTCTGCTGACATTCCTCGTGCTGATGGGCGTGGAGTTCCACGTTCTCGAACGAATCTTCAAGCGTCGTCGGCGATCGCCGGGATCGGCCGGTGTCCAATCGGGCGATGGCTCTGCGTTGGACGATGACGTGTGGCATGAGAAGCAACGCGTGAAGGCTCTGACCGAGGCCGAGCTGACCAACAGCAATCTGGTGGTGAGCGATCTGACTAAGTACTATGGCAAGTTTTTGGCCGTCGACCAACTGTGCGTATCGGTGGACGGATCGGAGTGTTTCGGGTTGCTCGGAGTGAACGGAGCCGGCAAGACTTCCACCTTCAAGATGCTGACCGGCGATGAAAACATTTCGTCCGGCGAAGCCTGGGTGAAGGGCATCAGTCTCAAGAGCAACCTGAACCAGGTGCACAAAGTGATCGGCTACTGTCCACAGTTCGATGCCCTGCTGGAAGACCTGACCGGACGGGAAACGCTCCGCATCTACGCGCTGCTCCGGGGTATCCCGAAGCACGAGATCGGCTTTGAGACGTTACGCCTGGCGGAGGAGCTTAACTTTATGAAGCACATCGACAAGCGCGTCAAGGAGTACAGTGGAGGCAATAAACGGAAGCTCAGCACGGccctggcgctgctggcgaaCCCGGCGGTCGTGTATCTGGACGAGCCGACGACCGGCATGGACCCGGGCGCGAAGCGACACCTCTGGAACGTGATCATTAACGTGAAGAAGGCGGGCAAATCGATCGTCCTGACGTCGCACAGCATGGAGGAGTGTGAGGCGCTCTGCACCCGGCTGGCCATCATGGTGAACGGGGAGTTCCGGTGTCTCGGGTCGACGCAGCACCTGAAGAACAAGTTTTCGAAGGGATACTTCCTGACGATCAAGCTGAAACGCACAGACACGGGGCTACCGGCGAACGGAGATCTCGTGAAGCAATTCGTAGCGAGCAGCTTCTCACAAGCCCTACTCAA GGAGGAGTACCACGACTCTATGACGTACCACATCACCCAGTCCGAGCTGAAGTGGTCCACAATGTTCGGGCTGATGGAGGAAGCGAAGAAGACGCTCGACATCGAGGACTACGCACTCGGGCAGACTTCGCTCGAGCAGGTGTTCCTGTTCTTCACCAAATACCAACGAGTCACCGATGACAGTTAG
- the LOC131215198 gene encoding phospholipid-transporting ATPase ABCA3-like, producing MSTSNWGKFVLLLWKNRIITQRHYLQTLFEILIPILACVLLIVIRGLVDAEQFHQPTVFNPLELNTISHLRLNPEISPQIIYTIGYSPQNPVLESIVQHSVSFLDENLQVLAFTNAQAMQTYLQVNNVLAGVEFPDAYASLTQLPDQTILSLRYPSEMRTFRETGSEFWNNWQTERIFPSFQVPGARQYERDDAGYPANYYNETFLQLQSAISRSIVLERAPNYQLPDVYLSRYPYPPFYSDPLLTGLENLLPLIIVIAFFYTAINTVEYITVEKEKQLKEAMKIMGLSSWLHWSAWFVKCITLLLISISIITVLLCVSITTNTELAIFTFANWFAIWFYLFIYSLATITFCFMMSTFFSKANTASGIAGLMWFVFVMPYNIAFSNYDTMSLSAKLVLCLFHNSAMSFGFMLIMRHEGTTSGLQWSNMFDPVTVDDDLSVGATMMMLLADSAIYLLIALYVEKVFPGEYGVAEPWYFPVTKKFWTNRVTAVDDSAEAPDGTENVEPEPVGKHAGIRIKGLRKVFNKTKAAVKGLHLSMFEDQITVLLGHNGAGKTTTMSMLTGVFSPTSGTALINDCDIRTNIEGARKSLGLCPQHNVLFNEMTVGEHIKFFARLKGIPSKAIEREIDHYVSVLQLEDKRHAQSHTLSGGMKRKLAVGVALCGGSKVVFCDEPTSGMDPTARRALWDLLIQEKRGRTILLSTHFMDEADILGDRIAIMADGELKAAGSSFFLKKRFGVGYRLICVKADGCDSGRVTTLLRQHIANLAVDTDIGTELSYVLDDSHTGVFQPLLQDLENHSDSLGITSYGISLTTLEEVFLRVGSDSHTLGKKSPTDGDTEERPNTVYPTNGSTVTLALESGDSDLKLLSGFPLLRNQLWAMLLKKAIATRRAWIAMLVQIFIPIFFVIMTVVIARSTPDNLSLPPLTISFDSYTTTETVLEGTATDAASLGVIQAYQQLFEGAGSDRTLRTISDPMVDYILRRYGENLPQVNNQLMIAASITPTNHTVWFNAQAYHTAPLALNTFYNAMLRSVCAQCSLLLTNHPLPFRPETRFTQLQAGNNMGFQLAFNTGFAMAFVAALYIMFYIKERVTRSKLLQFVSGANVLGFWAVSFLWDFCTFLVTVMFYVAVLAAFQEDGWSTGEEIGRVILVMVVFGFAFLPLTYLFSFAFDIPASGFVKMMILNIFTGTIFFMTVFLLLFDGFDLMDVAEGMEWAFLIFPLFALSHSLSNMNIAVATAEVCDSQCELIPDCTPELLCQEFPQCCNTAVFTFERTGISRNLMYLFVVGLVSFLLLMFVEYRVLDRLFGRKASRTVPPTEGDDTDSDVLAEKRRVRELTGAEIVANNLVLRDVTKYYKKFLAVNQLSLAVEHSQCFGLLGVNGAGKTSTFKMMTGDESISHGEAWINGVSLKSSMNEVHRRIGYCPQFDALIDDLTGRETLKIFALLRGVPTADVAALSLRLAEELNFGKHIDKQTKAYSGGNKRKLSTALALMGNPAVVYLDEPTTGMDPGARRQLWDVVCKERAAGKSIVLTSHSMEECEALCTRLAIMVNGEFKCLGSTQHLKNKFSNGYFLTIKLKRVETADDGRLDNVKRYVVERFPLAQLKEEYLESVTYQIPSANTRWSTMFGLMEEAKRVLDIEDYALGQTSLEQVFLFFTKLQRETS from the exons ATGAGTACCTCAAACTGGGGCAAGTTCGTCTTGCTCCTCTGGAAAAACAGGATCATCACCCAGCGTCACTACCTGCAGACGCTGTTCGAAATCCTCATTCCGATACTGGCGTGTGTTCTGCTCATAGTAATCCGCGGATTAGTGGACGCCGAGCAATTCCACCAGCCGACCGTGTTCAATCCACTCGAACTGAACACTATCTCCCACCTTCG TCTCAATCCTGAGATTAGCCCGCAAATCATATACACCATCGGGTACTCGCCTCAGAATCCGGTTCTCGAGAGCATCGTGCAGCATTCGGTGTCATTTTTGGACGAGAACCTCCAGGTGCTAGCGTTCACCAATGCGCAAGCCATGCAGACTTATCTGCAGGTCAACAATGTACTCGCTGGCGTCGAGTTCCCGGACGCTTACGCT AGCTTGACACAACTGCCTGACCAAACGATACTGTCCCTGCGCTATCCGAGCGAGATGCGAACGTTCCGCGAGACGGGAAGCGAATTCTGGAACAACTGGCAGACGGAGCGAATCTTTCCCTCGTTCCAGGTGCCCGGCGCACGGCAGTACGAGCGCGACGATGCGGGCTACCCGGCCAACTACTACAACGAGACGTTCCTGCAGCTGCAGAGTGCCATCTCGCGCTCCATTGTGCTCGAGCGTGCCCCCAACTACCAGCTGCCGGATGTTTATCTGAGC cgctACCCTTACCCACCGTTCTACAGTGACCCACTGCTGACCGGGCTGGAGAACTTGCTGCCACTGATCATAGTGATCGCGTTTTTCTACACCGCCATCAACACGGTCGAGTACATCACGGTGGAAAAGGAGAAACAGTTGAAAGAGGCCATGAAGATCATGGGTCTCTCGAGCTGGCTGCACTGGTCGGCGTGGTTCGTCAAGTGCATTACCCTTCTGCtcatctcgatctcgatcatAACGGTGCTACTTTGCGTGAGCATCACAACCAACACCGAATTGGCCATCTTCACGTTCGCCAATTGGTTCGCGATCTGGTTCTACCTGTTCATCTACAGCCTGGCCACGATCACGTTCTGTTTTATGATGAGCACGTTCTTCTCGAAGGCGAACACCGCGTCCGGCATTGCCGGTCTGATGTGGTTCGTGTTTGTGATGCCGTATAACATTGCGTTCTCGAACTACGACACCATGTCGCTATCGGCGAAGCTGGTTCTCTGCCTCTTCCACAACTCGGCCATGTCGTTCGGCTTCATGTTGATCATGCGTCACGAGGGCACCACCAGTGGGCTGCAGTGGTCCAACATGTTCGACCCGGTCACGGTGGACGACGATCTGAGTGTCGGggcaacgatgatgatgctgctggccgactCCGCCATTTACCTGCTGATCGCGCTCTACGTGGAGAAAGTGTTCCCAGGGGAGTACGGCGTGGCCGAACCTTGGTACTTCCCGGTGACGAAAAAGTTCTGGACCAACCGGGTGACCGCGGTCGACGACTCGGCTGAGGCGCCCGATGGAACGGAGAacgtggaaccggaacccgtcGGCAAGCACGCCGGCATACGGATCAAGGGTCTGCGGAAGGTGTTCAACAAGACGAAGGCGGCCGTTAAGGGGCTGCACCTGAGTATGTTCGAGGATCAGATCACGGTCCTGCTGGGGCACAACGGGGCCGGCAAGACGACCACCATGTCGATGCTGACGGGCGTGTTTTCGCCGACGTCCGGCACGGCCCTCATCAACGACTGTGATATTCGCACCAACATCGAGGGGGCTCGCAAGTCACTTGGGCTCTGCCCGCAGCACAACGTATTGTTCAACGAAATGACCGTCGGGGAGCACATAAAGTTTTTCGCTCGCCTCAAAGGCATCCCGTCGAAGGCCATCGAACGGGAGATCGATCACTACGTGTCGGTGCTGCAGCTGGAGGACAAACGGCACGCCCAGAGCCACACCCTGTCCGGTGGCATGAAACGGAAGCTGGCCGTCGGTGTGGCCCTCTGCGGAGGCTCCAAGGTAGTGTTCTGCGATGAGCCCACTTCCGGCATGGACCCCACGGCTCGGCGTGCTCTCTGGGATCTGCTCATCCAGGAGAAACGGGGCCGTACGATCCTGCTGTCGACACACTTCATGGACGAGGCAGACATCCTGGGTGACCGGATCGCGATCATGGCTGATGGTGAGCTGAAAGCGGCCGGTTCTTCGTTCTTCTTGAAGAAGCGATTCGGGGTAGGCTATCGGCTGATCTGCGTGAAGGCGGACGGTTGTGATTCGGGGCGCGTTACCACACTGTTGCGCCAGCACATCGCCAACCTGGCGGTGGACACGGACATTGGAACGGAGCTGTCGTACGTGTTGGATGATAGCCACACGGGCGTATTCCAGCCGCTGCTGCAGGATCTTGAAAACCACTCGGACTCGCTCGGTATCACCAGCTACGGTATATCGCTGACCACCCTGGAGGAGGTGTTCCTCCGTGTCGGTAGCGATTCCCATACGTTGGGCAAAAAATCACCGACTGACGGTGACACCGAGGAGCGTCCCAACACGGTCTACCCAACGAATGGATCGACGGTCACGCTTGCGCTGGAGAGCGGGGACTCGGACCTGAAGCTGCTCAGTGGGTTTCCGCTGCTCAGGAACCAACTGTGGGCCATGCTGCTGAAGAAAGCGATCGCTACGAGGCGCGCCTGGATCGCCATGCTGGTGCAAATATTCATCCCGATTTTCTTCGTCATTATGACCGTGGTGATTGCGCGATCGACTCCCGACAATCTCTCGCTGCCACCACTGACGATCAGCTTCGACAGTTACACcacaaccgaaaccgttcTGGAGGGCACGGCCACGGATGCGGCTAGTCTGGGCGTCATACAGGCTTACCAGCAGCTCTTCGAGGGTGCGGGATCCGATCGGACGCTCCGTACGATCAGCGACCCGATGGTGGATTACATCCTGCGGCGGTACGGTGAAAACTTGCCGCAGGTCAACAATCAGTTGATGATCGCGGCGTCCATCACCCCCACCAACCACACGGTCTGGTTCAACGCGCAAGCGTACCACACGGCCCCGCTCGCGCTGAACACGTTCTACAACGCGATGCTGCGATCGGTCTGTGCCCAGTGCTCACTGCTGCTGACCAATCATCCGCTGCCGTTCCGACCAGAAACGAGA TTCACCCAACTGCAGGCGGGCAACAACATGGGCTTCCAGTTGGCGTTCAATACGGGTTTCGCGATGGCGTTCGTTGCAGCGCTCTACATTATGTTCTACATCAAGGAACGCGTCACCCGCTCCAAGCTACTGCAGTTTGTCAGCGGCGCCAATGTGCTGGGCTTCTGGGCGGTCTCATTCCTGTGGGACTTCTGCACGTTCCTGGTAACGGTCATGTTTTACGTGGCCGTGCTGGCCGCGTTCCAGGAGGATGGCTGGTCGACTGGGGAAGAAATTG GACGGGTGATCctcgtgatggtggtgttcgGTTTTGCGTTCCTACCGCTCACCTACCTGTTCTCGTTCGCCTTCGACATACCGGCCAGCGGTTTCGTGAAGATGATGATCCTCAACATCTTCACCGGAACGATCTTCTTCATGAccgtgtttctgctgctgttcgacGGCTTCGACCTAATGGACGTGGCCGAGGGCATGGAGTGGGCCTTCCTGATATTCCCCCTGTTTGCGCTCAGTCACTCGCTGAGCAATATGAAcatcgccgtggccacggcagAGGTTTGCGACTCGCAGTGCGAACTGATACCGGACTGTACGCCGGAGCTCCTCTGCCAGGAATTCCCGCAGTGCTGCA ACACGGCCGTGTTTACCTTCGAACGCACCGGCATCAGCCGCAATCTTATGTACCTGTTCGTGGTGGGCTTGGTTTcgttcctgctgctgatgttcGTGGAGTACCGGGTACTGGACAGGTTGTTCGGGCGTAAGGCGAGCCGGACCGTACCGCCCACCGAAGGGGATGATACCGACTCGGACGTGCTGGCCGAGAAGAGGCGCGTGCGTGAGCTGACGGGGGCCGAAATAGTGGCCAACAATTTGGTGCTGCGCGATGTGACCAAGTACTACAAGAAGTTCCTGGCCGTCAACCAGCTGTCGCTGGCCGTCGAGCACTCGCAGTGCTTCGGTTTGCTCGGCGTGAACGGGGCCGGCAAGACTTCCACGTTCAAGATGATGACGGGCGACGAGAGTATCTCGCACGGCGAGGCGTGGATCAACGGGGTCAGCCTGAAGAGCAGCATGAACGAGGTGCACCGCCGGATCGGGTACTGCCCACAGTTCGACGCCCTGATCGACGACCTGACGGGGCGCGAAACTTTGAAGATCTTCGCCCTGCTGCGCGGGGTTCCAACGGCGGACGTTGCGGCCCTTTCGCTGCGACTGGCGGAGGAGCTCAACTTCGGAAAGCACATCGACAAGCAGACGAAGGCGTACAGTGGGGGAAACAAACGGAAGCTTAGCACGGCGCTGGCGCTGATGGGTAACCCGGCGGTGGTGTATCTGGACGAACCAACAACGGGCATGGACCCGGGCGCACGGAGGCAACTGTGGGACGTGGTGTGCAAGGAACGGGCCGCGGGCAAATCGATCGTCCTGACGTCACACAGCATGGAGGAGTGTGAGGCGCTCTGCACCCGGCTGGCCATCATGGTGAACGGGGAGTTTAAGTGTCTCGGGTCGACGCAGCACCTGAAGAACAAGTTCTCGAATGGCTACTTTCTGACGATTAAGCTGAAACGGGTGGAAACGGCCGATGACGGGCGGCTCGACAACGTTAAGCGGTACGTCGTGGAACGATTCCCGTTGGCCCAGCTCAA GGAGGAGTACCTGGAGTCCGTTACGTATCAGATCCCGTCCGCCAACACACGCTGGTCGACGATGTTCGGACTGATGGAGGAAGCCAAGCGTGTGCTCGATATCGAGGATTACGCGCTCGGGCAGACCTCACTGGAGCAGGTGTTCTTGTTCTTCACCAAACTGCAGCGGGAAACTAGCTGA